A DNA window from Helianthus annuus cultivar XRQ/B chromosome 15, HanXRQr2.0-SUNRISE, whole genome shotgun sequence contains the following coding sequences:
- the LOC110911467 gene encoding LEAF RUST 10 DISEASE-RESISTANCE LOCUS RECEPTOR-LIKE PROTEIN KINASE-like 1.1 translates to MILVFFFMSLILSCLPLIHSATDRNISRPICPESFSCPGLVPFKYPFYNVTDTRCGLIKVNCSLIGAEIQFGGRPYEVLRKFDIDYRSSILFFLNSTFEKLVKNNSCAALTNNIISPSPSPLLYSILLYSKITVFKCTKNVTYFDQHNYKSYNSCKDHAFYYNYRNGTVPVPSDLPQTCHVVHLPVKRRFSPGIDETDIFSVLSSNISIFFELTPYCIECLKKGRLCNTENGNDVQCLDVKWEKSGKEQSRDRTIKILAIVGSALILMLSFVIFIIWRHCKSNPLSYVSSKNKSPNLEDISLSCGVYFYSYKELEDATQNFDPSHELGDGGFGAVYYGKLKDGREVAVKKLHEHNYSRVQQFRNEVEILTKLRHPNLVVLYGCTSRLSRELLLVYEFVPNGTVADHLHGEQANPCLLTWPIRMNIAIETASALVYLHASEIIHRDVKTTNLLLDHNFCVKVADFGLSRLVPNNVTHVSTAPQGTPGYLDPQYHQRYQLTDKSDVYSFGVVLIELISSMVAVDLDRSQDEIGLANLALNRIQRCAIDELIDPVLGSDTNPETTNMITLVAELAFRCLQYDSDMRPTMNEVLDVLMDIQAVGRIDTNNSNRDLKTVNETPLSETNDAVVFLKDFLPSPVSITSEWQSASTSLSSYGDKLSMKNDINTLKTHGEQG, encoded by the exons ATGATTCTAGTCTTCTTTTTCATGTCCCTTATTCTCTCTTGTCTACCACTCATTCACTCTGCTACAGACAGAAACATTTCTAGGCCTATCTGCCCAGAAAGTTTCAGTTGCCCTGGTTTGGTCCCGTTCAAGTACCCGTTTTATAATGTCACTGACACACGATGTGGGTTGATCAAGGTCAATTGTTCATTGATAGGTGCAGAGATTCAATTTGGAGGACGGCCGTATGAGGTTTTAAGGAAGTTTGATATTGATTATCGTTCTagtattttatttttcttgaacAGTACATTTGAGAAGCTTGTGAAAAATAACAGCTGTGCGGCGCTTACGAATAATATCATTTCTCCAAGTCCAAGCCCTCTTTTGTATTCAATTTTATTATATTCCAAAATCACTGTGTTCAAATGCACAAAAAATGTAACTTATTTTGATCAACATAATTACAAAAGCTACAACAGTTGCAAAGATCACGCTTTCTACTATAATTACCGGAATGGAACAGTTCCAGTTCCAAGTGACCTCCCACAGACATGTCATGTAGTGCACCTACCTGTGAAACGGCGGTTTAGTCCAGGAATTGATGAAACCGACATATTTTCTGTTCTCTCTTCAAACATCTCAATTTTCTTTGAATTGACACCTTATTGTATTGAGTGTCTGAAAAAAGGCCGCCTGTGTAATACTGAAAATGGAAATGATGTCCAGTGTTTAGACGTCAAATGGG AAAAATCAGGAAAAGAACAAAGCAGAGATAGGACAATAAAGATTCTGG CTATCGTCGGATCAGCCTTAATCCTCATGCTGTCTTTTGTCATTTTCATAATCTGGCGCCACTGTAAGAGCAATCCTCTTTCCTATGTCTCGTCGAAGAATAAATCTCCAAATCTTGAAGACATAAGTCTCTCTTGTGGCGTCTATTTTTACTCCTATAAGGAGCTTGAAGATGCCACCCAAAATTTCGACCCTTCTCATGAACTAGGAGATGGAGGTTTCGGAGCGGTTTATTATG GTAAACTCAAAGACGGGAGAGAAGTTGCAGTGAAGAAACTTCACGAACACAACTACAGTCGAGTCCAACAATTCAGAAATGAGGTTGAAATCCTCACCAAATTAAGGCACCCGAATCTTGTGGTTCTATATGGTTGCACCTCTAGACTAAGCCGTGAACTTCTCCTTGTTTATGAGTTTGTTCCCAACGGCACTGTTGCCGATCACCTCCACGGAGAACAAGCAAATCCATGCCTGTTAACATGGCCAATACGAATGAACATTGCCATTGAAACCGCCAGTGCACTGGTGTACCTTCATGCTTCTGAAATCATTCACCgagatgtaaagacaaccaaccTTCTTCTTGATCACAATTTTTGTGTCAAAGTAGCAGATTTTGGTCTCTCAAGGCTTGTACCGAATAATGTCACTCATGTGTCAACAGCTCCCCAGGGAACCCCAGGATACCTGGATCCACAATATCACCAACGCTATCAATTAACGGATAAGAGTGATGTTTACAGCTTTGGGGTAGTCTTGATTGAACTAATATCATCAATGGTGGCTGTCGACTTAGATAGGTCTCAAGATGAAATTGGTTTGGCTAACCTCGCTCTAAACAGAATCCAAAGATGTGCAATTGATGAATTAATCGACCCGGTTTTAGGATCCGATACGAATCCTGAAACTACGAACATGATTACATTAGTAGCAGAATTGGCTTTTAGGTGTTTGCAGTATGATTCCGATATGCGGCCTACAATGAATGAGGTGCTGGATGTATTGATGGATATTCAAGCTGTTGGTAGAATAGACACTAATAATAGTAACAGAGACTTGAAAACCGTGAATGAGACGCCTTTGTCTGAAACCAATGATGCGGTGGTTTTTTTGAAAGATTTCCTGCCTTCGCCTGTTTCCATCACTAGTGAATGGCAAAGTGCATCCACATCGTTAAGCAGCTATGGTGATAAATTGTCAATGAAGAATGATATCAACACATTAAAAACCCACGGGGAACAAGGATGA